In Halofilum ochraceum, a single window of DNA contains:
- a CDS encoding MFS transporter: protein MSSTDPGAAPSGATTASGRLRTGLVLRLFMPFAAGYYLSYVFRTVNAVAAPNLVADTGLGADALGFLTSMYLAAFALLQLPLGILLDRFGPRRVEAVLLTIAAAGSIVFALSDGLVGLSIGRALIGVGVSCCMMASFKAFAMWFAPHRLPSIYACLLAFGALGAISATVPVEWFLGMLGWRPLFIGLGLFALVVSLAVFAIVPDHHEPPGHTTFADQLRGLRFVFRDRFFLGIAPLAAVSSGTSLAINGLWAGPWLRDVAGLERGAVATHLLIISASMGIGFLVLGLLTERLTRLGLRPVTIAAGGMTAFMIMVTLLAVGMTGPMLWLLLLGLGFLATSGSLSYSLVSRHFGRHLAGRANTALNVLVFVAAFTIQWAIGGVLSGWEDPATRQYDPTGYRIAFAATVVLQAIALVWFLRQYAVYGQRDPGEPPLSGTRVAAKTGEAESIPVTESEPRPEPPRH from the coding sequence TTGTCCTCGACGGATCCCGGTGCCGCGCCGAGCGGAGCCACCACGGCCTCCGGGCGTCTGCGCACCGGACTCGTCCTGCGTCTGTTCATGCCGTTTGCGGCGGGATACTACCTGTCCTACGTATTCCGTACGGTCAACGCGGTCGCCGCCCCGAACCTCGTCGCGGACACCGGCCTCGGGGCCGATGCGCTCGGCTTTCTCACCAGCATGTACCTGGCCGCCTTCGCGCTCCTGCAGCTGCCGCTCGGCATCCTGCTCGACCGCTTCGGGCCACGCCGGGTCGAGGCGGTACTGCTTACGATCGCCGCTGCCGGATCGATCGTGTTCGCGCTCTCGGACGGACTGGTGGGTCTATCGATCGGCCGCGCGCTGATCGGCGTCGGCGTCTCCTGCTGCATGATGGCCTCGTTCAAGGCCTTCGCCATGTGGTTCGCCCCGCACCGCCTGCCGTCGATCTACGCGTGCCTGCTTGCCTTCGGCGCGCTGGGGGCGATCAGCGCGACGGTGCCGGTCGAGTGGTTCCTCGGAATGCTCGGCTGGCGACCGCTCTTTATCGGTCTCGGGCTGTTCGCCCTGGTCGTATCGCTCGCGGTGTTCGCGATCGTGCCCGATCATCACGAACCGCCCGGCCACACGACCTTCGCCGATCAGTTGCGCGGTCTCCGGTTCGTATTCCGCGACCGGTTTTTCCTCGGTATCGCCCCGCTGGCGGCGGTGTCATCGGGGACGTCTCTCGCAATCAACGGCCTCTGGGCCGGCCCGTGGTTGCGCGACGTGGCCGGCCTCGAGCGCGGCGCCGTCGCAACCCATCTGCTGATCATCTCCGCCAGCATGGGCATCGGTTTTCTCGTGCTGGGACTGCTCACCGAACGGCTTACCCGTCTCGGGCTGCGCCCAGTGACGATCGCGGCCGGCGGCATGACGGCATTCATGATCATGGTCACGCTCCTCGCCGTCGGCATGACCGGTCCCATGCTCTGGCTGCTGCTTCTGGGGCTCGGCTTCCTCGCCACCTCGGGCAGCCTCAGCTATTCACTGGTGTCGCGCCACTTCGGCCGGCATCTCGCCGGTCGGGCGAACACCGCCCTGAACGTGCTGGTATTCGTGGCGGCATTCACCATCCAGTGGGCGATCGGCGGGGTATTGAGCGGCTGGGAAGATCCGGCCACGCGCCAATACGACCCGACCGGCTACCGGATCGCCTTCGCCGCAACCGTCGTCCTGCAGGCGATCGCACTGGTCTGGTTTCTGCGGCAATACGCGGTTTATGGACAGCGCGACCCCGGAGAACCGCCACTATCCGGGACAAGAGTAGCGGCGAAAACGGGCGAAGCCGAGTCGATCCCGGTCACGGAGTCCGAGCCCCGCCCGGAACCGCCCCGGCATTGA
- a CDS encoding ADP-ribosylglycohydrolase family protein has translation MIGAIAGDIIGSVHEGAGTKTLDFPLFHRRCRFTDDSVLTVASAACLLDGGDYTDYYHDYFHAWPDAGFGGNFFQWAAARDRQPYYSYGNGAAMRVSPVGFACGTLEEVLREAERSAAVSHDHPEGIRGAQATATAIFLARQGEEKPAIRARLEELFDYDLGRTLDEIRPRYRFDVSSQGSVPESIIAFLEADDYESTIRNAISLGGDADTMACIAGGIAEAWYGGVPAEIRTGALERLDPRLRAVTERFVDRHGGGPDGDPG, from the coding sequence ATGATCGGCGCGATCGCAGGCGATATCATCGGTTCCGTCCACGAAGGCGCGGGCACGAAGACGCTGGATTTCCCGTTGTTCCATCGCCGCTGTCGTTTCACGGATGACAGCGTGCTGACGGTCGCGAGCGCCGCCTGCCTTCTGGATGGCGGGGATTACACCGATTACTACCATGACTACTTCCACGCATGGCCCGATGCCGGCTTTGGCGGGAATTTCTTCCAGTGGGCCGCGGCGCGCGATCGGCAGCCGTATTACAGCTATGGCAACGGGGCAGCGATGCGGGTGAGCCCGGTCGGGTTCGCGTGCGGGACGCTGGAGGAAGTGCTGCGCGAAGCCGAGCGCAGCGCCGCCGTCTCGCACGATCATCCGGAGGGGATCCGCGGCGCACAGGCCACGGCGACGGCGATCTTCCTTGCCCGCCAGGGCGAGGAGAAACCCGCCATCCGGGCACGGCTGGAAGAGCTGTTCGACTATGATCTCGGCCGCACCCTGGACGAGATCCGCCCGCGCTACCGCTTCGACGTCTCCAGCCAGGGGTCCGTGCCGGAGTCGATCATCGCGTTTCTCGAGGCGGATGATTATGAGTCCACCATCCGCAACGCCATCTCGCTCGGCGGAGATGCCGACACCATGGCCTGTATCGCCGGCGGGATCGCGGAGGCGTGGTACGGCGGCGTGCCCGCCGAGATCCGCACGGGTGCCCTGGAGCGCCTCGACCCGCGTCTGCGGGCCGTCACGGAGCGGTTCGTCGACCGGCACGGCGGCGGCCCCGACGGAGACCCGGGCTGA
- a CDS encoding DksA/TraR family C4-type zinc finger protein translates to MAKGFGDEDDVHEQIESTINDEVQRARSALPEGESLTHCEECDRPIPEARRQALPGVRLCVACQEEHDREHGRDSLYNRRGSKDSQLR, encoded by the coding sequence ATGGCCAAGGGCTTCGGCGACGAAGACGACGTCCACGAGCAGATCGAGAGTACCATCAACGATGAGGTCCAGCGGGCGCGCTCGGCCCTGCCCGAGGGCGAGAGCCTGACCCATTGCGAGGAGTGCGATCGCCCGATCCCGGAGGCCCGCCGTCAGGCCCTTCCCGGCGTGCGGCTGTGTGTCGCCTGCCAGGAGGAACACGACCGGGAACACGGCCGCGACAGCCTGTACAACCGCCGCGGCAGCAAGGACAGCCAGCTGCGGTGA
- a CDS encoding DUF6505 family protein, whose product MRLLRILRLDDSDAEVYLPAARAGELAVPGTFMFTFDDVPPERLGGSSAEAFRRGFLGLDSLGWGTLVTIAEVNDADRQAALDRLTAVFIDRFGAPDEAAARAQAEEELAFVDRLCERPVNTILSLERSIGEDDNVEEQFHTHEQPQASWENPHPVVRIIPEA is encoded by the coding sequence TTGCGCCTGCTGCGAATACTGCGACTCGACGACTCGGATGCAGAGGTCTACCTGCCCGCCGCCAGGGCCGGCGAACTCGCGGTGCCGGGCACCTTCATGTTCACCTTCGACGACGTGCCGCCAGAGCGCCTCGGCGGCAGTTCGGCCGAGGCGTTCCGCCGCGGCTTCCTCGGGCTCGATTCCCTCGGCTGGGGCACGCTGGTCACGATCGCCGAGGTCAACGACGCCGACCGGCAGGCCGCCCTCGACCGGCTGACCGCCGTGTTCATCGATCGATTCGGCGCGCCCGACGAGGCGGCCGCACGCGCCCAGGCGGAAGAGGAACTCGCATTCGTCGACCGTCTCTGCGAGCGCCCCGTCAATACGATCCTGTCGCTGGAACGTTCGATCGGCGAGGACGACAACGTCGAGGAACAGTTCCATACCCATGAACAGCCACAGGCGAGCTGGGAAAACCCGCATCCGGTGGTCCGTATCATCCCGGAGGCCTGA
- a CDS encoding DUF3305 domain-containing protein has protein sequence MNGRTGQGRPEKIRPVRVLMRRSENPDSPWGIPRWELLAVLPDTDPPEQRERRLVHQSEGQHDFEWAGLRVFMFRDAAESYWYNLVGRDPSLCVICRPGHDIDLEPFVVTANYDEAGAHMETDDTVFSAPLPAELVTELEEFVMKHYRPVKPHKRQRRNWAAEAEDAQRRK, from the coding sequence ATGAACGGCCGCACCGGTCAGGGCCGGCCGGAGAAGATCCGGCCGGTACGCGTACTCATGCGCCGCAGCGAGAACCCCGACTCGCCCTGGGGCATCCCGCGCTGGGAACTGCTGGCGGTGCTGCCGGATACGGACCCGCCCGAGCAGCGCGAACGCCGTCTCGTCCACCAGTCGGAGGGACAACACGATTTCGAGTGGGCCGGTCTGCGCGTGTTCATGTTCCGCGATGCCGCCGAGAGCTATTGGTACAACCTCGTGGGCCGCGATCCTTCGCTGTGCGTGATCTGCCGTCCCGGGCACGACATCGACCTCGAACCCTTCGTCGTGACCGCGAACTACGACGAAGCCGGCGCGCACATGGAAACCGACGACACCGTGTTTTCCGCACCGCTGCCGGCCGAACTGGTCACCGAACTGGAAGAGTTCGTGATGAAGCACTACCGGCCCGTCAAACCCCACAAACGCCAGCGTCGCAACTGGGCCGCGGAGGCCGAAGATGCCCAGCGACGGAAATAG
- a CDS encoding DUF3306 domain-containing protein, with the protein MPSDGNSRRSRRTRSEDSFLARWSRRKHEAEHGRPAEEAEATEAPVDTDAQAPAADNGDVDDPEASGSAQQTAAADAEADLPHPDTLDRDSDFSVYLTKRVSSAFRRAAMRRLFSAPEFNVRDGLDDYDEDYTQFQSLGNTVTAHMRHHTERLRQREQDKAEQAERDAEAERARTAEGDEAEHAPDEYTDATPATDAQQAETTDDQTPADDAPEATGTARTATNRDTDDTT; encoded by the coding sequence ATGCCCAGCGACGGAAATAGCCGCCGCTCCAGGCGTACCCGGAGCGAGGATTCCTTCCTCGCACGCTGGTCCCGGCGCAAACACGAGGCCGAACACGGCCGCCCGGCGGAAGAGGCCGAAGCGACAGAAGCGCCGGTCGACACGGATGCGCAGGCGCCCGCTGCCGACAACGGGGACGTTGACGACCCCGAAGCGAGCGGATCCGCCCAGCAGACGGCAGCGGCGGACGCGGAGGCGGATCTCCCCCACCCGGACACGCTCGACCGCGACAGCGACTTCAGCGTCTACCTCACGAAGCGCGTTTCCAGCGCGTTCCGCCGCGCCGCCATGCGCCGGCTGTTCTCGGCGCCCGAATTCAATGTGCGCGACGGCCTCGATGATTACGACGAGGACTACACCCAGTTCCAGTCGCTCGGCAACACCGTGACCGCTCATATGCGCCACCACACCGAGCGCCTGCGCCAGCGCGAACAGGACAAGGCCGAGCAGGCCGAGCGCGATGCCGAGGCGGAGCGTGCGCGGACCGCCGAAGGGGACGAGGCCGAGCACGCCCCGGACGAGTATACGGACGCCACGCCGGCAACGGACGCGCAGCAGGCAGAGACGACGGATGACCAGACACCCGCCGACGATGCGCCGGAGGCCACCGGCACGGCGCGAACGGCAACCAACCGGGATACCGATGACACCACCTGA
- a CDS encoding 4Fe-4S binding protein, translated as MTPPDAIPALPADSTDGQARAAACNTPHGHGATPEPIAFVTYNAGNRVLVKGPLETATAAARRIDGSLDVRVLATDPDSDRLERPDIEDFGPRLLRARPEGVDGYLGAFRISIHDGEQSLDLCKGFGLDPAETFDLVVDLDRPAAIRRQKLPLGYFAPGDETALAEVLDGLPDLVGDFDKPRYFDYDPNLCVHGSRGQSGCTNCLDSCATEAIHSLGERIEVDPFLCLGCGSCATACPTGAITYTAPSGEQIVDELRRLLRRYREAGGSNPVVLFHDAEAGASALAAWRTDLPESVLPVEVEDTGGIGPDAWLAALAFGAGRVVLAMPGDTPPSERAATADQMEVAQAVLAGLAIPAERLGIVDIGGDESALTGDAAPVIGEPATFAGLGDKRARMRRAIEHLYRQTGATATVQALPAASPLGTIEVDQDACTLCMACVSVCPTQAVLGGGDEPKLKFREDRCVQCGMCETTCPEDAIVLQPRIDFAAQVEPEERVLNEEEMHQCPGCGKAFAPVKVIQRMEERLAQHWMFADEAARRRLWLCEDCRVKAMMRDQGSINVNN; from the coding sequence ATGACACCACCTGATGCGATACCGGCACTGCCGGCGGACTCGACCGACGGGCAGGCCCGGGCGGCCGCATGCAACACCCCACACGGGCACGGCGCGACGCCGGAACCCATCGCCTTCGTGACCTATAACGCGGGCAACCGCGTACTCGTAAAAGGCCCGCTCGAGACCGCCACCGCGGCCGCGCGCCGGATCGACGGATCGCTCGATGTGCGTGTACTCGCGACCGATCCCGACAGCGACCGGCTCGAACGCCCGGATATCGAGGATTTCGGGCCGCGCCTGCTGCGTGCGCGGCCCGAGGGGGTAGACGGCTATCTGGGCGCGTTCCGCATCTCGATCCACGATGGCGAGCAGAGCCTGGACCTGTGCAAAGGCTTTGGCCTCGACCCGGCCGAGACCTTCGATCTGGTGGTCGACCTGGACCGGCCGGCGGCGATCCGGCGCCAGAAGTTGCCCCTGGGGTATTTCGCGCCCGGTGACGAGACCGCGCTCGCCGAAGTGCTGGACGGTCTGCCGGACCTCGTCGGTGATTTCGACAAGCCACGCTATTTCGATTACGACCCGAACCTCTGCGTCCATGGCAGCCGCGGCCAGAGCGGCTGCACGAACTGCCTCGACAGCTGCGCCACGGAAGCCATCCACTCGCTCGGCGAGCGGATCGAGGTGGACCCGTTCCTGTGCCTAGGCTGCGGCAGCTGCGCGACCGCCTGCCCGACCGGCGCGATCACCTACACGGCGCCCTCGGGCGAGCAGATCGTCGACGAACTGCGCCGGCTGCTGCGCCGCTACCGCGAGGCCGGCGGCAGCAATCCGGTCGTCCTGTTCCACGACGCCGAGGCCGGCGCGAGCGCGCTGGCCGCATGGCGCACGGACCTGCCGGAGTCGGTCCTGCCGGTGGAAGTGGAAGACACGGGCGGCATCGGCCCCGACGCCTGGCTGGCCGCGCTGGCCTTCGGCGCCGGTCGCGTCGTCCTGGCGATGCCGGGCGACACGCCGCCATCGGAACGGGCGGCGACCGCCGACCAGATGGAAGTCGCACAGGCTGTTCTCGCCGGTCTGGCCATTCCCGCCGAGCGACTCGGGATCGTCGACATCGGCGGCGACGAAAGCGCCCTCACCGGTGACGCCGCCCCCGTGATCGGAGAACCCGCTACGTTCGCCGGGCTCGGCGACAAGCGTGCACGCATGCGCCGGGCCATCGAACACCTGTATCGGCAGACCGGCGCGACCGCGACCGTCCAGGCGCTGCCCGCCGCGTCACCGCTTGGCACGATCGAAGTGGACCAGGACGCCTGCACCCTGTGCATGGCCTGCGTCTCCGTCTGCCCGACCCAGGCCGTACTTGGCGGCGGTGACGAACCGAAGCTCAAGTTCCGCGAGGATCGCTGCGTACAGTGCGGCATGTGCGAGACCACCTGCCCCGAAGACGCGATCGTCCTGCAGCCACGGATCGATTTCGCCGCCCAGGTCGAACCGGAAGAGCGCGTACTCAATGAAGAAGAGATGCACCAGTGCCCCGGCTGTGGCAAGGCGTTTGCGCCGGTCAAGGTCATCCAGCGCATGGAGGAACGCCTCGCCCAGCACTGGATGTTCGCCGACGAGGCGGCCCGCCGCCGCCTCTGGCTCTGCGAAGACTGCCGCGTGAAGGCGATGATGCGCGATCAGGGCTCGATCAACGTCAACAACTAA
- a CDS encoding TorD/DmsD family molecular chaperone, whose translation MTFSQTISEVEAPPPGSSVPVFRSVTWFALAAALRSTPDPSLLTHLAQTGSSSVDEDSDPGELGQAWSAVATAASHVEQGPLDDEFHDLFIGIGRGELVPYASWYRTGFLMDRPLVALRRDLALLGFERQQSVSEPEDHAAAIAEVMGLLADPSEGQDESTQRIFFSEHIDSWMPDFFADMQTAHSADFYRSVGRLGAAFVEFERGWLGAEAPRTTASHSGVSKS comes from the coding sequence ATGACGTTCAGTCAGACCATCAGTGAAGTAGAGGCACCTCCACCGGGCAGTTCGGTCCCCGTGTTCCGCTCGGTGACCTGGTTTGCCCTCGCCGCTGCGCTCCGAAGTACGCCCGATCCCTCCTTACTCACGCATCTCGCCCAGACCGGCTCGTCCTCCGTGGACGAGGACTCCGACCCCGGGGAACTGGGCCAGGCCTGGTCGGCCGTCGCCACCGCCGCCAGCCACGTCGAGCAAGGCCCGCTCGACGACGAATTCCACGACCTTTTCATCGGTATCGGGCGCGGCGAACTCGTCCCCTATGCCTCCTGGTATCGCACCGGCTTCCTGATGGACCGCCCCCTCGTCGCCCTGCGCCGCGACCTGGCCCTGCTCGGTTTCGAGCGCCAGCAGAGCGTGAGCGAGCCCGAGGATCACGCCGCCGCGATCGCCGAGGTGATGGGCCTGCTGGCGGACCCCTCGGAGGGGCAGGACGAGTCCACGCAGCGGATTTTCTTCAGCGAGCATATCGATTCCTGGATGCCGGACTTCTTTGCCGACATGCAGACGGCACACAGTGCCGATTTCTACCGTTCAGTCGGCCGCCTGGGTGCGGCCTTCGTCGAGTTCGAGCGCGGTTGGCTCGGGGCCGAGGCGCCCCGCACGACCGCATCTCACAGCGGAGTATCGAAGTCATGA
- a CDS encoding formate dehydrogenase subunit alpha, translating to MKLIRKRSVPGAEEIANTTPDGGAGINRREFLRRSGITAGGVAMAAGLGPGMMRRAEAERMDTAPKAGVETEVRRSVCTHCSVGCGVMAEVQNGVWTGQEPDFESPLNLGAHCAKGASVREHGHGEKRVKYPMKLVDGKWKRLSWDQAVSEIGDKLLEIREKSGPDSVFWCGSSKASNEGSYLQRKFAAFWGTNNIDHQARICHSTTVAGVANTWGYGAMTNSYNDMHNCKSMIFVGSNAAEAHPVAMQHILRAKENGARMIVVDPRFTRTAAHADQYMRLRPGSDVAFIWGLLWHVFENEWEDREYINARVFGLDDIREEVAKWTPDVVEDVTGVPEEEMFQAAKTLAENRPGTIVWCMGGTQHHIGNNNTRAYCVLQLALGNIGKEGGGANIFRGHDNVQGATDVGPNCHTLPGYYGLSEGAWRHWSRVWDVDYEYIRGRFDTEQQYDSGGGQMAYTMNIPGMPVSRWIDGILEDRENLSQKDKFHAIFFQGHAVNSQTRGPEMKKALEEVELVVVSDPYPTHLAVMSERKNDTYLLPTCTQFEQAGSVTASNRSLQWREKVVDPLFESKTDAEVLYLFAQKFGFADQMFKNIKIEDGMPSPEDTLREINRGTWTIGYTGQSPERLKAHMANRGAFNTTTLRAEGTDLDGEVYGLPWPCWGPPEMRHPGTPVLYDTSKPVSQGGLTFRARFGTEYQGQNLLAEGAYSKDSDLDDGYPEFTFKMLRELGWHTELTSEEIQTIKSVAGVDDESNFEEMSFDPGTAGAKLDGVNWKTDLSGGIQRVAIKHECAPFGNAKARCIVWQFPDPVPVHREPLYTQRYDLVEQYPTYEDRKAFWRLPTAYASIQSTDYSGDYPLAFISGRLTEYEGGGEETRSNPWLAELQQEMFVEINPADANDRGVKNGQWVWLEGPEGGRIKVHAMVTPRVGRGVVWTPFHFGGWFQGQDLVDRYPEGTAPIIRGEACNTATTYGYDSVTQMQETKATLCEITTA from the coding sequence ATGAAACTGATCCGCAAGCGCAGCGTCCCGGGCGCCGAAGAGATCGCCAACACCACGCCTGACGGCGGTGCGGGCATCAACCGGCGCGAATTCCTCCGCCGCTCGGGCATCACCGCCGGTGGCGTCGCCATGGCCGCCGGGCTCGGCCCGGGCATGATGCGTCGGGCCGAAGCCGAACGCATGGACACCGCACCCAAGGCCGGCGTCGAGACGGAAGTCCGCCGCTCGGTCTGCACCCACTGTTCCGTGGGCTGCGGTGTGATGGCCGAAGTGCAGAACGGCGTGTGGACCGGTCAGGAACCGGACTTCGAATCGCCGCTCAACCTCGGCGCGCACTGCGCCAAGGGCGCCTCGGTGCGTGAGCACGGCCACGGCGAGAAACGCGTCAAATATCCGATGAAACTGGTCGACGGCAAATGGAAGCGCCTGTCCTGGGATCAGGCGGTCAGCGAGATCGGCGACAAGCTGCTCGAGATCCGCGAGAAATCCGGACCCGACTCGGTGTTCTGGTGCGGTTCCTCCAAGGCCAGCAACGAAGGCTCCTACCTGCAGCGCAAGTTCGCCGCCTTTTGGGGAACGAACAACATCGACCACCAGGCGCGCATCTGCCACTCGACCACGGTCGCGGGCGTAGCCAACACCTGGGGCTATGGCGCGATGACGAACTCCTACAACGACATGCATAACTGCAAGTCGATGATCTTCGTCGGCTCGAACGCCGCCGAAGCGCACCCGGTCGCGATGCAGCACATCCTCCGGGCCAAGGAGAACGGCGCCCGCATGATCGTCGTCGACCCGCGCTTCACGCGCACCGCGGCGCACGCAGATCAGTACATGCGCCTGCGCCCGGGCAGCGACGTCGCCTTCATCTGGGGCCTGCTCTGGCACGTGTTCGAGAACGAGTGGGAAGATCGCGAGTACATCAACGCCCGCGTCTTCGGCCTCGATGATATCCGCGAGGAAGTCGCGAAGTGGACCCCGGACGTCGTCGAAGACGTTACCGGCGTCCCCGAGGAAGAGATGTTCCAGGCGGCGAAGACGCTCGCCGAGAACCGCCCCGGCACGATCGTGTGGTGCATGGGCGGCACGCAGCATCACATCGGCAACAACAACACCCGCGCCTACTGCGTCCTGCAGCTCGCGCTGGGCAACATCGGCAAGGAAGGCGGCGGTGCCAACATCTTCCGCGGCCACGACAACGTCCAGGGCGCGACCGACGTCGGCCCGAACTGCCATACCCTGCCCGGCTATTACGGCCTCTCCGAGGGCGCATGGCGACACTGGTCCCGGGTTTGGGATGTGGACTACGAGTACATCCGCGGCCGCTTCGATACCGAGCAGCAGTACGATTCCGGTGGCGGCCAGATGGCCTACACCATGAACATCCCGGGCATGCCGGTGTCGCGCTGGATCGACGGCATCCTCGAGGACCGCGAGAACCTGTCGCAGAAGGACAAGTTCCACGCGATCTTCTTCCAGGGGCACGCCGTGAACAGCCAGACCCGCGGGCCGGAGATGAAGAAGGCGCTCGAAGAGGTCGAGCTGGTGGTGGTCTCGGACCCCTACCCGACGCACCTGGCCGTCATGAGCGAGCGCAAGAACGACACCTACCTGCTGCCGACCTGCACGCAGTTCGAGCAGGCCGGCTCGGTCACGGCGTCGAACCGCTCGCTGCAGTGGCGCGAGAAGGTCGTGGACCCGCTGTTCGAGTCCAAGACCGACGCCGAGGTGCTGTACCTCTTCGCGCAGAAGTTCGGCTTCGCCGATCAGATGTTCAAGAACATCAAGATCGAAGACGGCATGCCGAGCCCCGAGGACACACTCCGCGAGATCAATCGCGGCACCTGGACCATCGGCTACACCGGCCAGAGCCCGGAACGGCTCAAGGCCCACATGGCCAATCGCGGTGCTTTCAACACGACAACGCTGCGGGCCGAAGGTACGGATCTCGACGGCGAGGTTTACGGCCTCCCCTGGCCCTGCTGGGGACCGCCGGAGATGCGTCACCCGGGCACACCGGTCCTCTACGACACCTCGAAGCCCGTATCGCAGGGCGGCCTCACCTTCCGCGCCCGTTTCGGCACGGAATACCAGGGCCAGAACCTGCTGGCCGAGGGCGCGTACTCGAAGGACTCCGACCTCGATGACGGCTATCCGGAGTTCACGTTCAAGATGCTGCGCGAGCTCGGATGGCACACGGAACTCACCAGTGAGGAAATCCAGACCATCAAGTCCGTTGCCGGCGTCGACGACGAGTCGAATTTCGAGGAGATGAGCTTCGACCCGGGCACCGCGGGCGCCAAACTCGACGGCGTCAACTGGAAGACCGACCTCTCCGGCGGTATCCAGCGGGTCGCCATCAAGCACGAATGTGCGCCCTTCGGTAACGCCAAGGCGCGCTGCATCGTGTGGCAGTTCCCCGACCCCGTGCCGGTGCACCGGGAGCCGCTGTACACGCAGCGCTACGACCTGGTCGAGCAGTACCCGACCTACGAGGACCGCAAGGCCTTCTGGCGGCTGCCGACGGCTTACGCCTCGATCCAGTCCACCGACTACTCGGGCGACTATCCGCTGGCCTTCATCAGCGGGCGTCTGACCGAGTACGAAGGCGGCGGCGAGGAAACCCGCTCCAACCCCTGGTTGGCCGAGCTGCAGCAGGAGATGTTCGTCGAGATCAACCCGGCGGACGCCAACGACCGCGGCGTCAAGAACGGCCAATGGGTCTGGCTCGAGGGTCCTGAAGGCGGCCGCATCAAGGTCCACGCGATGGTCACACCGCGTGTCGGCCGGGGCGTGGTCTGGACGCCGTTCCACTTTGGCGGCTGGTTCCAGGGGCAGGATCTGGTCGATCGCTACCCCGAGGGCACCGCGCCGATCATCCGCGGCGAGGCCTGCAACACCGCGACCACATACGGGTACGACTCGGTCACTCAGATGCAGGAGACCAAGGCGACCCTTTGCGAGATCACGACGGCGTAA
- the fdh3B gene encoding formate dehydrogenase FDH3 subunit beta — protein sequence MARMKFLCDVERCIECNACVTACKNENEVPWGVNRRRVITLDDGEPGEKSVSVACMHCTDAPCAAVCPVDCFYTTTDGLVLHDKDLCIGCGYCFYACPFGAPQFPEESAFSQRGKMDKCTFCAGGPEEDDSNAEYEKYGSNRVAEGKLPACAEMCSTKALLAGDGELVADIYLKRVMQRSGRPDTWGWQKAYGAGV from the coding sequence ATGGCACGAATGAAGTTTCTCTGTGACGTCGAACGCTGCATCGAATGCAACGCGTGCGTCACCGCCTGCAAGAACGAGAACGAGGTCCCCTGGGGTGTCAATCGCCGGCGCGTGATCACCCTCGATGACGGTGAACCCGGCGAGAAATCGGTATCGGTGGCATGCATGCACTGCACCGACGCGCCCTGTGCCGCGGTCTGCCCGGTGGACTGCTTCTACACCACCACCGACGGTCTGGTCCTGCACGACAAGGACCTGTGCATCGGCTGCGGGTACTGCTTCTACGCCTGCCCGTTCGGGGCGCCGCAGTTCCCGGAGGAGTCGGCGTTCAGTCAGCGCGGCAAGATGGACAAGTGCACGTTCTGCGCCGGCGGTCCGGAAGAAGACGACAGCAACGCGGAATACGAGAAGTACGGCTCCAACCGCGTCGCGGAAGGCAAGCTGCCGGCCTGCGCCGAGATGTGCTCGACCAAGGCCCTGCTCGCCGGCGATGGCGAACTGGTCGCCGATATCTATCTCAAGCGCGTAATGCAGCGTTCCGGCCGTCCCGATACGTGGGGTTGGCAGAAGGCCTATGGCGCGGGCGTCTGA